One window of Nocardia nova SH22a genomic DNA carries:
- a CDS encoding MerR family transcriptional regulator: MPNSDLTTIGAFARASGLTASALRFYADSGLLIPALVDPDSGYRYYADDQLARAVAIRELREIGMPLDTIAQVLDADADTAALLVDDHVADIEQRAHRARERAAGIKVALGDRDARMLATVSGPVFATAVEQILAATGSDPGHPVLGGVRLEISAEALTLTATDRYRLSTRTLVPDLPGADWAATVDGADLRQAVPEIRRHHRIGLAAGPRSLLLRSGTTPVRTCRILSDPFPDHRLLLDSLATPRTRLVTPQEALIRALESQREHHVLLSVSPGGVTLSATPLPANVTGPDVTLAFDLTTLYPAVVTAIGPDAMIDIAGPDEPVVIRSADDGDLTTLAMPVAIPTREDSR, from the coding sequence GTGCCGAATTCGGATTTGACGACGATCGGGGCGTTCGCGCGGGCCAGCGGGCTCACCGCGAGCGCCCTGCGCTTCTACGCGGATTCCGGGCTGCTGATCCCGGCACTGGTCGATCCGGACTCCGGATACCGGTACTACGCCGACGATCAGCTCGCCCGCGCGGTCGCGATCCGGGAGTTGCGGGAGATCGGCATGCCGCTGGACACGATCGCGCAGGTGCTCGACGCGGACGCCGACACCGCGGCGCTACTGGTCGACGACCATGTCGCGGACATCGAGCAGCGGGCGCATCGGGCGCGTGAGCGCGCGGCCGGGATCAAGGTGGCGCTGGGCGACCGGGACGCACGGATGCTCGCGACGGTCAGCGGGCCGGTCTTCGCGACGGCGGTCGAGCAGATTCTCGCCGCCACCGGGTCCGATCCCGGCCATCCCGTCCTGGGCGGGGTGCGCCTCGAAATCTCCGCCGAGGCACTGACTCTCACCGCGACCGACCGCTACCGGCTCTCGACCCGCACCCTGGTCCCCGATCTCCCGGGCGCCGACTGGGCGGCCACGGTCGACGGCGCCGATCTGCGGCAGGCCGTCCCCGAGATCCGGCGCCATCACCGTATCGGGCTGGCGGCCGGGCCCCGGTCCCTGCTGTTGCGCTCGGGGACCACACCCGTCCGGACCTGCCGGATACTCAGCGATCCCTTCCCCGATCACCGTCTGCTGCTGGACTCGCTCGCGACACCTCGCACGCGCCTCGTCACGCCCCAGGAGGCGTTGATCCGCGCACTGGAATCCCAACGGGAACACCATGTTCTGCTGTCGGTGTCACCGGGCGGGGTCACGTTGTCGGCCACGCCGCTTCCGGCGAATGTGACCGGTCCGGACGTCACGCTCGCCTTCGACCTCACCACCCTGTACCCGGCCGTCGTCACCGCCATCGGACCCGACGCGATGATCGATATCGCCGGTCCGGACGAGCCGGTGGTGATCCGCTCCGCCGACGACGGCGACCTCACCACGCTCGCGATGCCCGTCGCGATCCCCACCCGAGAGGACTCCCGATGA
- a CDS encoding SRPBCC family protein: MDTTTKDAAVTSSGDRELHVERIFDAPIDRVWDAYSRIENLVRWWGRGHRLDVERWEFRPGGHWRFVEHADGQAHGFEGRFREISPRERIVWSFEWDGMPAHVAIDATSFIDLGDGRTKVVTDSQFHTPAERDGMVQSGMEGGLNESYRALDALLAEMA, translated from the coding sequence ATGGATACGACGACCAAGGACGCGGCGGTCACCTCTTCCGGCGACCGGGAGCTGCACGTCGAGCGGATCTTCGATGCGCCGATCGACCGGGTGTGGGATGCCTACAGCCGCATCGAGAATCTGGTGCGCTGGTGGGGACGCGGGCATCGGCTCGATGTCGAGCGCTGGGAGTTCCGCCCGGGCGGGCACTGGCGTTTCGTCGAGCACGCCGACGGCCAGGCCCACGGATTCGAAGGGCGGTTCCGTGAGATCAGCCCGCGCGAGCGCATCGTGTGGTCGTTCGAATGGGACGGGATGCCCGCGCATGTGGCCATCGACGCCACCAGTTTCATCGATCTCGGCGACGGTCGCACGAAAGTGGTGACCGACAGCCAATTCCACACCCCCGCCGAACGCGACGGCATGGTGCAGTCCGGTATGGAGGGCGGATTGAACGAGAGCTACCGCGCACTCGACGCGCTGCTGGCGGAGATGGCGTAG
- a CDS encoding helix-turn-helix transcriptional regulator, translating to MTATPAPEQRLRDLARLRRVRDRIDREYAKPLDVEALARDEHMSAGHLSRQFRLAYGESPYGYLMTRRIERAMALLRRGDLSVTEVCFEVGCQSLGTFSTRFTELVGVPPSVYRREAAEATLGMPSCVAKQVTRPIRNREAQVTE from the coding sequence GTGACCGCGACACCCGCCCCCGAGCAGCGCCTTCGCGATCTCGCGCGGCTGCGGCGCGTGCGCGATCGCATCGACCGGGAGTATGCGAAACCGCTGGATGTGGAGGCCCTGGCGCGCGATGAGCACATGTCGGCGGGGCATCTGAGCCGGCAGTTCCGCCTCGCCTACGGGGAATCGCCGTACGGATATCTGATGACGCGGCGGATCGAGCGCGCGATGGCGCTGCTGCGGCGCGGCGATCTCAGCGTCACCGAGGTGTGTTTCGAGGTCGGCTGCCAATCGCTGGGCACGTTCAGCACCCGCTTCACCGAATTGGTCGGGGTGCCGCCGAGCGTGTACCGGCGCGAGGCCGCCGAGGCCACCCTGGGCATGCCGTCGTGCGTGGCGAAACAGGTCACCAGACCGATCAGGAATCGAGAAGCGCAGGTTACCGAGTAG
- a CDS encoding alpha/beta hydrolase, with protein MTTTPVRSPVIAHTSPSPTSVVVYWLARTLLKPIYRVWPLGERGMRALRILETAFSWLPYPSGVHHGVADLGGVGVRTYRPRRSDSAAVADTHVLFLHGGAFLFCGPATHRHVCSRLAETLGAPVYSVNYRQLPEAGVGTSVFDACAAYRALAEQVGGRIVVAGDSAGGFLAAKICELAELDGLPRPAAFVGYSPQLSLDADRHDPALLKHDAYQPLSAVRRAKAKWLRGDIELRGSRTPIDAPVTAFPPTFLTVAEQELLEPDILAFTERLHEGGVPVETHRWRRQVHAFPVLDRLLPESREAMAATGRFLRTVLG; from the coding sequence ATGACGACCACGCCGGTTCGCTCGCCCGTCATCGCGCACACGTCCCCCAGTCCCACCTCGGTGGTGGTCTACTGGCTGGCGCGGACCCTTCTCAAACCGATCTATCGCGTCTGGCCGCTGGGCGAGCGCGGTATGCGCGCCTTGCGCATTCTCGAAACCGCGTTCTCGTGGCTGCCGTATCCGTCCGGCGTTCACCACGGCGTGGCTGATCTCGGCGGTGTCGGGGTGCGGACCTATCGCCCGCGCCGGTCGGACTCGGCGGCCGTGGCTGATACCCACGTACTGTTTCTGCACGGTGGCGCGTTCCTCTTCTGCGGGCCCGCGACCCACCGGCACGTGTGCAGCCGGTTGGCCGAAACGCTCGGTGCGCCGGTGTATTCCGTGAACTACCGGCAGTTGCCCGAGGCGGGGGTGGGCACCTCGGTCTTCGACGCCTGTGCCGCCTATCGGGCGCTGGCCGAGCAGGTCGGGGGTCGGATCGTCGTCGCGGGCGATTCCGCGGGCGGATTCCTGGCCGCGAAGATCTGTGAACTCGCCGAGCTGGACGGTCTGCCGCGCCCGGCTGCCTTCGTCGGCTACTCGCCGCAGCTGAGCTTGGACGCCGACCGTCACGACCCGGCGTTGCTGAAACACGATGCGTACCAACCGCTCAGCGCGGTGCGGCGGGCCAAGGCCAAGTGGTTGCGCGGCGACATCGAACTGCGCGGATCACGCACTCCCATCGATGCGCCGGTGACCGCTTTCCCGCCGACCTTTCTCACTGTCGCCGAACAAGAACTGCTGGAGCCGGACATCCTCGCCTTCACCGAGCGGCTGCACGAGGGCGGTGTGCCGGTCGAGACCCATCGCTGGCGCCGGCAGGTGCACGCCTTCCCGGTCCTCGATCGGCTGCTTCCGGAAAGCCGTGAGGCCATGGCCGCCACCGGCCGATTCCTCCGGACGGTACTCGGCTGA
- a CDS encoding SDR family oxidoreductase, with protein sequence MSMSIPIAGRVVAVTGGARGIGREIARVLAEAGARVAIGDLDRSVVEVTAAELPGAVHGFALDVTDTESFRRFLTSIESMWGPIDVLVNNAGVMWVGPFDEEPEAATARMLDINLHGVIRGVRLAAPAMRARGRGHIVTIASAAASLSPPGESTYAATKHGVLGYLTGVREELRGSGVRISVIMPGVVATELAAGTASGVASLLEPADVARTVLRTLERPRFEVTVPGYIGPLTRLAELLPQRLRDFTFRRMVPDQVTATRGSSVRADYERSLTDSGDTDQEDRR encoded by the coding sequence ATGTCGATGTCCATACCGATTGCCGGACGGGTTGTCGCCGTGACCGGCGGGGCACGCGGGATCGGGCGCGAGATCGCGCGGGTCCTCGCCGAGGCCGGGGCGCGGGTGGCCATCGGCGACCTGGATCGATCCGTGGTCGAGGTGACGGCTGCCGAGCTGCCCGGCGCTGTCCACGGATTCGCCCTCGACGTCACCGACACCGAGTCCTTCCGCCGCTTCCTCACCTCGATCGAGTCGATGTGGGGCCCGATCGACGTGCTGGTCAACAATGCCGGGGTGATGTGGGTGGGGCCGTTCGACGAGGAGCCCGAGGCGGCCACCGCTCGCATGCTGGACATCAATCTGCACGGCGTCATCCGGGGTGTGCGCTTGGCGGCTCCCGCCATGCGCGCGCGGGGCCGGGGTCATATCGTCACCATCGCCTCCGCCGCGGCAAGCCTGTCCCCGCCGGGCGAATCGACCTACGCCGCCACCAAACACGGCGTACTGGGCTACCTGACCGGCGTACGGGAAGAGTTGCGTGGCAGTGGAGTTCGGATCTCGGTGATCATGCCCGGTGTGGTGGCGACCGAGCTGGCCGCGGGGACCGCGAGCGGCGTCGCCTCACTACTGGAGCCCGCCGATGTGGCCCGCACGGTATTGCGGACCCTCGAACGCCCGCGCTTCGAAGTGACGGTTCCCGGCTATATCGGCCCCCTGACCAGGCTCGCCGAACTGTTACCGCAACGCCTGCGCGACTTCACCTTCCGGCGCATGGTGCCCGACCAGGTCACCGCTACCCGCGGATCGTCCGTGCGCGCCGACTACGAACGCAGCCTGACCGACTCAGGCGATACCGACCAGGAAGACCGCCGATGA
- a CDS encoding TetR/AcrR family transcriptional regulator, producing the protein MQRRAAILDTALEIFGTTGYAGTSVKQICRAARLTERYFYESFSDRENCLSALYSTLVDEMRTATIAAVAEASSDVDDQTRAGLSAFIGYLTEDPRRARVVLIEVVGVSPDMEERRHAVLRDFAEIVATTWAATRTEPLTTKQHSTAVALVGGVNHLLVDWLMSGSAESPADLTEVCTTLFIAAREKLESLTR; encoded by the coding sequence GTGCAGCGGCGGGCCGCCATTCTGGATACGGCCCTGGAGATCTTCGGCACCACCGGCTATGCGGGAACATCGGTCAAACAGATCTGCCGAGCGGCGCGACTGACCGAACGCTACTTCTACGAGTCGTTCTCCGACCGCGAAAACTGTTTGTCCGCACTGTATTCCACGCTCGTGGACGAGATGCGCACGGCGACGATCGCGGCCGTGGCGGAGGCTAGCAGCGATGTCGACGATCAGACCCGCGCCGGATTGAGCGCCTTCATCGGCTATCTCACCGAGGACCCCCGCCGGGCCCGGGTGGTACTGATCGAGGTCGTCGGCGTCTCCCCCGACATGGAAGAACGCCGCCACGCGGTACTGCGCGACTTCGCCGAAATAGTCGCCACCACCTGGGCCGCCACCCGCACCGAACCCCTGACCACCAAACAACATTCGACAGCGGTGGCCTTGGTAGGCGGCGTCAACCACCTCCTGGTCGACTGGCTGATGAGCGGCAGCGCCGAATCCCCCGCCGACCTCACCGAGGTGTGCACGACCCTGTTCATCGCCGCCCGCGAAAAGCTGGAATCACTTACCAGGTGA
- a CDS encoding excinuclease ABC subunit UvrA, whose protein sequence is MMSKAPTPDRHIADSHDLIRVHGARVNNLRDISVEIPKRRLTVFTGVSGSGKSSLVFGTIAAESQRMINETYSAFVQGFMPTLARPEVDFLDGLTTAISVDQERMGANPRSTVGTATDANAMLRILFSRLAEPNIGSPNAYSFNVPSVTATGAITVERGGKTKAEKATFHRLGGMCPRCEGMGSVTDFDLTALFDDSLSLNEGALSIPGYSMDGWYGRIYRGCGLFDPDKPIRKYNKREMHDLLYKEPTKIKVEGINLTYEGLIPKIQKSMLSKDVDALQPHIRAFVERAVTFTTCPECEGTRLAAEARASKIDGKSIADVCMMQISDLAEWVRGLDAPSVAPLLKGLQHLLDSFTEIGLGYLSLDRPAGTLSGGEAQRTKMIRHLGSSLTDVTYVFDEPTIGLHPHDIERMNNLLLQLRDKGNTVLVVEHKPEAIAIADHIVDLGPGAGTEGGTICFEGDIAGLRAADTITGRHLDDRAKLKDAPRKSSGALEIRGASTHNLKDVDVDIPLGVLCVITGVAGSGKSSLIHGSVADRDDVVVVDQGAIRGSRRSNPATYTGLLEPIRKAFAKANGVKPALFSANSEGACPTCNGAGVIYTDLAMMAGVATTCEECDGKRFQAAVLDYHLGGRDISEVLEMSVAKAEEFFGAGEARIPAAHKILQRLADVGLGYLKLGQPLTTLSGGERQRIKLATHMGEKGGIYVLDEPTTGLHLADVENLLGLLDRLVDSGKSVIVIEHHQAVMAHADWIIDLGPGAGHDGGRIVFEGTPADLVADGSTLTGEHLATYVGG, encoded by the coding sequence ATGATGAGCAAGGCCCCCACGCCGGACCGGCATATCGCCGACAGCCACGACCTGATCCGCGTACACGGTGCGCGGGTCAACAACCTGCGCGATATCAGCGTCGAAATCCCCAAACGGCGGCTGACCGTTTTCACCGGCGTCTCCGGATCGGGCAAGAGTTCGCTGGTGTTCGGCACCATCGCCGCGGAATCGCAGCGCATGATCAACGAGACCTACAGCGCGTTCGTGCAGGGCTTCATGCCTACCCTCGCCCGCCCGGAGGTCGATTTCCTGGACGGCCTCACCACCGCGATTTCCGTCGATCAGGAGCGGATGGGCGCCAACCCCCGCTCCACCGTCGGCACCGCCACCGACGCCAATGCCATGCTGCGCATTCTGTTCAGCAGACTCGCAGAGCCCAATATCGGCTCACCGAACGCCTATTCGTTCAATGTGCCGTCGGTGACGGCCACCGGTGCGATCACGGTCGAACGCGGCGGTAAGACCAAGGCCGAGAAGGCCACCTTCCACCGGCTCGGCGGTATGTGCCCGCGCTGCGAGGGGATGGGATCGGTCACCGACTTCGATCTCACCGCCCTGTTCGACGACAGCCTCTCGCTCAACGAAGGCGCGCTGTCCATCCCCGGTTACAGCATGGACGGCTGGTACGGCCGCATCTACCGCGGCTGCGGACTCTTCGACCCGGACAAGCCGATCCGCAAATACAACAAGCGCGAAATGCACGATCTGCTCTACAAGGAGCCCACCAAGATCAAGGTCGAGGGCATCAACCTCACCTACGAGGGCCTGATCCCCAAGATCCAGAAGTCGATGCTGTCCAAGGATGTCGACGCGCTGCAGCCGCATATCCGCGCCTTCGTCGAGCGCGCGGTGACCTTCACGACGTGTCCGGAGTGCGAGGGCACCCGGCTCGCCGCCGAGGCACGGGCCTCGAAGATCGACGGCAAGAGCATCGCCGATGTCTGCATGATGCAGATCAGCGATCTGGCCGAATGGGTGCGCGGACTCGACGCGCCGTCGGTGGCTCCGCTGTTGAAGGGTCTGCAGCATCTGCTCGACTCGTTCACCGAGATCGGCCTCGGATATCTGTCGCTGGACCGCCCGGCCGGAACGTTGTCCGGTGGAGAAGCACAGCGCACCAAGATGATTCGCCATCTCGGATCGTCGCTCACCGATGTCACCTACGTCTTCGACGAACCCACCATCGGACTGCACCCGCACGATATCGAGCGCATGAACAATCTGCTGCTGCAGCTGCGGGACAAGGGCAATACCGTCCTGGTGGTCGAGCACAAGCCGGAGGCGATCGCGATCGCCGACCATATCGTCGATCTCGGACCCGGAGCCGGAACCGAGGGCGGCACAATCTGTTTCGAAGGCGATATCGCGGGGCTGCGGGCCGCCGACACCATCACCGGACGCCATCTCGACGATCGCGCCAAGTTGAAGGACGCGCCTCGAAAGTCGTCCGGCGCGTTGGAGATTCGCGGCGCGTCCACCCACAACCTGAAGGACGTGGATGTCGACATCCCGCTCGGGGTGCTGTGCGTCATAACCGGCGTGGCCGGATCGGGGAAGAGTTCCCTGATCCACGGTTCGGTGGCCGACCGTGACGACGTCGTAGTAGTCGACCAAGGTGCGATCCGCGGTTCCCGGCGCAGCAATCCGGCCACCTACACCGGCCTGCTGGAGCCGATTCGCAAGGCCTTCGCCAAGGCCAACGGCGTGAAACCGGCCCTGTTCAGCGCCAATTCCGAGGGCGCGTGTCCCACCTGCAACGGCGCCGGTGTGATCTACACCGATCTCGCGATGATGGCCGGTGTGGCGACCACCTGCGAGGAGTGCGACGGCAAGCGCTTCCAGGCGGCGGTGCTCGATTACCACCTCGGTGGCCGCGATATCAGCGAGGTGCTGGAGATGTCGGTCGCGAAGGCCGAGGAATTCTTCGGTGCGGGCGAGGCGCGAATTCCCGCCGCGCACAAGATCTTGCAGCGTCTCGCTGATGTCGGACTGGGATATCTGAAACTGGGCCAGCCCCTGACCACCCTGTCCGGCGGCGAGCGGCAGCGCATCAAACTCGCCACCCACATGGGCGAGAAGGGCGGCATCTACGTCCTCGACGAACCGACCACCGGCCTGCACCTTGCCGACGTGGAGAACCTGCTCGGCCTCCTGGATCGTCTCGTGGACTCGGGCAAATCCGTGATCGTGATCGAGCACCACCAAGCGGTCATGGCACATGCCGACTGGATCATCGACCTCGGCCCGGGCGCCGGACACGACGGCGGGCGCATCGTCTTCGAGGGCACACCGGCGGATCTGGTCGCCGACGGGTCCACCCTCACCGGCGAACATCTGGCGACCTACGTCGGCGGATGA
- a CDS encoding Uma2 family endonuclease: MSVAAHKHSDEPIRGRMVLLPTPPPGGFTAEDLPRLTEVVDGNFELLDGEVVMMAPADPWHDEVRDALKAALRPITPTDLVVISEKGIDLGHSVPEPDVLMVSRSAFGPHTSVYQPTDVHLAVEIVSPSTKTKDRKLRPAQYADAGIKCFWRVENEDDAMVVYTFELLPEGGCYAPTGVFRKQLRVERPFTIDVELPEITW; encoded by the coding sequence ATGAGCGTCGCAGCGCACAAACATTCCGATGAGCCGATCCGCGGCCGCATGGTGTTGCTGCCCACGCCGCCGCCCGGCGGTTTCACAGCGGAAGATCTACCTCGCTTGACAGAAGTGGTTGATGGCAACTTCGAGCTCCTGGATGGTGAAGTCGTGATGATGGCTCCGGCAGATCCCTGGCACGATGAGGTCCGGGACGCGCTGAAGGCTGCGTTACGGCCCATCACGCCCACGGATCTGGTCGTCATCTCGGAAAAAGGGATCGACCTGGGCCATTCTGTGCCCGAGCCGGATGTGCTGATGGTGTCCCGATCAGCATTCGGTCCGCATACCTCGGTCTACCAGCCGACGGACGTTCACCTCGCAGTCGAGATCGTTTCGCCCAGCACGAAGACCAAAGACCGCAAGCTGCGTCCCGCTCAATACGCGGACGCTGGGATCAAGTGCTTCTGGCGTGTCGAGAACGAGGACGACGCGATGGTTGTCTACACCTTCGAGCTCCTGCCGGAGGGCGGGTGCTATGCGCCCACAGGTGTTTTCCGCAAGCAGCTTCGTGTCGAGCGGCCCTTCACCATCGATGTGGAGCTGCCCGAAATCACCTGGTAA
- a CDS encoding VOC family protein, translated as MEITIHSTLLPQNDPDAALNFYRDVLGFEVRNDVGYKGMHWITVGPAGQPEISIVLYPPEASPGITEDEQRTISEMMAKGTFASLNLAAKDLDDVFERVQAGGAEVVQEPTDQPYGVRDCAFRDPSGNLLRIQQAS; from the coding sequence ATGGAAATCACCATTCATTCGACCCTCCTTCCGCAGAACGATCCGGACGCGGCGCTGAACTTCTATCGCGATGTGCTCGGTTTCGAGGTCCGCAACGACGTCGGATACAAGGGCATGCACTGGATCACCGTCGGCCCCGCCGGGCAGCCGGAGATCTCGATCGTGCTGTATCCGCCGGAGGCGTCGCCCGGCATCACCGAAGACGAGCAGCGCACCATCTCCGAGATGATGGCCAAGGGCACCTTCGCCAGCCTCAATCTCGCCGCCAAGGACCTCGACGACGTGTTCGAACGGGTGCAGGCCGGTGGCGCCGAGGTCGTCCAGGAACCCACCGACCAGCCCTACGGCGTCCGCGACTGTGCCTTCCGCGACCCCTCCGGCAATCTGCTCCGGATCCAACAGGCTTCCTGA
- a CDS encoding ArsR/SmtB family transcription factor has product MVQYGSLDASFAALADPTRRGILERLGSGSATVSELAESFEMTLTGIKKHLAILEDAGMVVTEKRGRVRYCRLGANALDREASWLQGYRRMVEARMDRLGEFLERTE; this is encoded by the coding sequence ATGGTTCAGTATGGCTCTTTGGACGCTTCCTTCGCGGCGCTGGCGGATCCCACTCGGCGTGGGATCCTTGAGCGTCTCGGCAGCGGGTCCGCCACGGTCAGCGAGCTGGCCGAGAGTTTCGAGATGACCCTCACCGGCATCAAGAAACATCTGGCGATTCTCGAGGATGCGGGAATGGTGGTCACGGAGAAGCGCGGCCGGGTCCGGTACTGCCGGCTCGGGGCGAATGCGCTCGACCGTGAGGCGTCCTGGTTGCAGGGCTATCGGCGCATGGTGGAGGCCCGGATGGACCGTCTCGGTGAATTCCTCGAACGAACGGAGTAG
- a CDS encoding serine/threonine-protein kinase produces the protein MAALGIDEMFAGYLIEGMLGRGGMGTVYIARHPRLPRRVALKLLDHDVSADNELRRRFDQEAEIVARLEHPGIVRIYDRGADAGHLWISMEYVRGADVSRLDRRGLSVERVLRIIAETGAALDYAHSKGVLHRDIKPANILLKASDAGRAERAILTDFGIARLQDADAELTVTGALTATLAYASPEQLSGEPLDHRCDQYSLACTLFTLLCGAPPYAGTTPGQVVAGHVTKPVPRLTAIRTDLPPGVDAVMARAMAKQPRERYDSCGEFVGEFRNALYSSGFGGTTDPQSAGWVPTAYPQPMPAHSSSPGPVAGSPPGSTSGSPFGMTVGPALDGVSGPSLAPTSGPASGSPSGVTQGPPLGVTPGLSPGPPHGVTPGFTSGPLYGAASGSPPGTMSGSAFGPSPGSASDSGAVSGPVEYRLSSAQPPQQVPVVKPTRPGRSRRKVWILAAAVTVVLVAAGVAVAVRPSGADAGWGARYQPIVDAFPDLVPAQPDGTGGLGTRCTIGSATEHPAVSCVNPDRDLRIDITDLDNADAAAEFAADESKHSGDLLAVHPGFRDAVDVVLPTPDSAAPQNLYTLFPNDSRYARFVIALGWTRHPALESYDRWWRQLPIGTAAPPTGRNPPEPGTAPWCYSTRAGDAINDNGPGGTGSGPDAVLAYEYARYTTRSAATARQYVVPDSTSVPSAQQLQAEFDQIPPGTQHCVHVTGSAIPDRYQVQVFERRPDRGFLHRAYTAITTGRDGGVLIKEIRD, from the coding sequence GTGGCCGCACTCGGAATCGATGAGATGTTCGCCGGTTACCTCATCGAGGGAATGCTCGGCCGCGGTGGAATGGGAACGGTCTACATCGCCAGACATCCCCGGCTCCCGCGGCGCGTGGCGCTGAAACTGCTGGATCACGACGTATCCGCCGACAACGAACTGCGCCGCCGCTTCGACCAGGAGGCCGAAATCGTGGCCCGCCTGGAACATCCGGGCATCGTGCGCATCTACGATCGCGGCGCCGACGCGGGACATCTGTGGATATCCATGGAATATGTACGCGGCGCGGATGTTTCGCGGCTGGATCGGCGTGGCCTGTCGGTGGAGCGGGTGCTGCGCATCATCGCCGAAACGGGTGCCGCGCTGGACTACGCGCACAGCAAGGGTGTGCTGCACCGCGATATCAAACCCGCCAACATCCTGCTCAAGGCCTCCGACGCGGGTCGTGCCGAACGCGCGATTCTGACCGATTTCGGTATCGCCCGCCTACAGGACGCCGATGCCGAACTGACGGTGACGGGCGCGCTCACCGCGACCCTCGCCTACGCCTCGCCCGAACAGTTGTCGGGAGAACCCCTCGACCATCGCTGCGACCAGTACTCCCTCGCCTGCACCCTGTTCACCCTGCTCTGCGGCGCCCCGCCCTACGCCGGGACGACACCGGGCCAGGTGGTGGCCGGTCATGTCACCAAACCGGTTCCGCGACTGACGGCCATCCGCACCGATCTGCCGCCGGGCGTGGACGCGGTGATGGCGCGGGCCATGGCCAAACAGCCGCGCGAACGATACGACAGCTGTGGGGAATTCGTCGGAGAGTTCCGAAATGCGCTGTACAGCAGTGGGTTCGGTGGAACCACCGATCCGCAGTCGGCCGGTTGGGTTCCCACAGCGTATCCGCAGCCGATGCCCGCGCACTCGTCTTCGCCTGGGCCGGTTGCTGGTTCGCCGCCCGGCTCGACCTCCGGTTCGCCGTTCGGGATGACGGTTGGCCCGGCGCTCGACGGAGTGTCCGGTCCGTCGCTGGCGCCGACGTCCGGTCCGGCTTCAGGCTCCCCCTCCGGGGTGACGCAGGGCCCGCCGCTCGGCGTGACGCCCGGTCTGTCACCGGGTCCGCCGCACGGCGTGACGCCTGGCTTCACGTCTGGTCCGCTGTACGGCGCGGCTTCCGGTTCGCCGCCCGGAACCATGTCCGGCTCGGCATTCGGCCCGTCACCGGGTTCGGCATCCGATTCGGGGGCGGTGTCCGGGCCCGTCGAGTACAGGTTGTCCTCCGCGCAACCACCGCAACAGGTTCCGGTCGTGAAACCCACTCGTCCCGGTCGGTCAAGGCGAAAGGTGTGGATACTCGCGGCGGCCGTGACGGTGGTGCTCGTGGCCGCCGGGGTGGCGGTCGCGGTCCGGCCGTCCGGTGCGGACGCCGGGTGGGGAGCGCGGTATCAGCCGATCGTGGACGCCTTCCCGGATCTTGTTCCCGCTCAACCGGACGGTACCGGTGGGCTCGGTACACGGTGCACCATCGGATCGGCGACCGAACACCCCGCCGTGTCCTGTGTCAATCCGGACCGCGACCTGCGCATCGATATCACCGATCTCGACAATGCCGACGCCGCAGCGGAATTCGCGGCCGACGAGAGTAAGCACAGCGGTGATCTACTGGCGGTCCACCCCGGTTTCCGGGATGCGGTGGACGTGGTCCTGCCGACACCGGATTCGGCCGCGCCGCAGAATCTCTACACGCTGTTTCCGAACGATTCCCGGTATGCGCGCTTCGTGATCGCCCTCGGCTGGACCAGACATCCGGCCCTCGAGTCCTACGACCGCTGGTGGCGGCAGTTGCCGATCGGCACGGCCGCGCCGCCCACCGGCCGGAATCCGCCGGAACCCGGCACCGCGCCGTGGTGCTACAGCACGCGCGCCGGGGACGCGATCAACGACAACGGCCCCGGCGGCACCGGATCGGGCCCGGATGCGGTGCTGGCCTACGAATATGCCCGCTACACCACTCGAAGTGCCGCCACCGCAAGGCAATATGTGGTGCCCGACTCGACGTCGGTGCCGTCCGCGCAGCAGCTGCAGGCCGAATTCGATCAGATCCCGCCGGGGACCCAGCACTGTGTGCACGTCACCGGCAGCGCGATTCCCGACCGCTATCAGGTCCAGGTCTTCGAACGCAGGCCCGATCGCGGTTTCCTGCATCGTGCCTACACCGCCATCACGACCGGCCGGGACGGCGGTGTCCTGATCAAGGAGATTCGGGACTGA